The following are from one region of the Vitis riparia cultivar Riparia Gloire de Montpellier isolate 1030 chromosome 9, EGFV_Vit.rip_1.0, whole genome shotgun sequence genome:
- the LOC117921485 gene encoding putative disease resistance protein RGA4: MADVLVSIVLERLTSVAEQQIHEQVSLVQGVKSEIQSLKKTLRSVRDVLEDAEKRQVKEKSVRGWLENLKDMAYEMEDVLDEWSIAILQFQMEGVENASTSKKKVSFCMPSPCICFKQVASRRDIALKIKGIKQQLDDIERERIRFNFVSSGSEERPKRLITTSAIDISEVCGRDMDKKIILDHLLGKKCQEKSGLYIVSIVGTGGMGKTTLARLAYHHPEVEFHFDERIWVCVSDPFDPFRVFRAIVEALQKEPSKLHDLQAVQEEIKTRIAEKNFLLVLDDVWTEDNQLWEELKNTLLCGAAGSRILATTRKESVVKMMRTTYKHPLGELSLEQSRALFHQIAFYERSTWEKEEELKEIGEKIADKCKGLPLAIKTLGNLLRIKNSEEEWKNVLNSEVWQLDEFERDISPALLLSYYDLPPAIQRCFSFCAVFPKDSVIERDELIKLWMAQSYLKSDGRKEMEMVGRTYFEYLAARSFFQDFEKDDDGNIIGCKMHDIVHDFAQYLTQNECFIVEVDNQQMQSIDLSFKKIRHTTLVVRKSTPNFVSTYNMKNLHTLLAKAAFNSRVLEALPNLLGHLTCLRALDLSSSQLIEELPKEIGKLIHLRYLNLSKCYSLRELPETICDLYNLQTLNIKGCSNLQKLPQAMGKLINLRHLENDGTQNLKGLPKGIGRLSSLQTLDDFIVSSHGNDECQIGNLRNLNNLRGFLLIKGLDEVKDAGEAEKAELKNKVHLQRLQLKFGREEGTKGVAEALQPHPNLKLLRINMYGDREWPNWMMGSSLAQLTKLCLDHCIRCPCLPPLGQLPVLEVLYIWCMGGVKYIGSEFLGSSSTVFPKLKALTISDLDELKQWEIKEKEERSIMPCLNLLKTSFCPKLEGLPDHMLQRTTLQKLDITGSPILKRRYRKDIGEDRHKISHIPEVKCSSD; the protein is encoded by the coding sequence ATGGCTGATGTCCTCGTTTCTATTGTGCTGGAACGCTTAACTTCGGTTGCTGAACAGCAGATTCATGAACAAGTTTCTCTGGTTCAGGGTGTTAAATCAGAAATCCAAAGCCTCAAAAAGACACTCCGCTCCGTCCGAGATGTTCTTGAAGATGCCGAGAAGAGACAAGTGAAGGAAAAATCTGTCCGAGGTTGGTTGGAGAATCTCAAAGACATGGCCTACGAAATGGAGGACGTGCTGGATGAGTGGAGCATTGCTATTCTTCAATTCCAGATGGAGGGAGTTGAAAATGCTTCCACGTCTAAGAAGAAGGTAAGCTTCTGTATGCCCTCCCCTTGCATCTGTTTCAAGCAAGTTGCTTCTCGTCGTGACATTGCTCTTAAGATTAAGGGCATTAAACAACAACTAGATGATATTGAAAGGGAGAGAATTAGATTTAATTTTGTCTCTAGTGGGAGTGAGGAGCGACCAAAGCGACTTATAACTACCTCTGCAATTGATATTTCAGAGGTGTGCGGTCGGGATAtggataaaaaaatcatattagacCATTTGTTGGGTAAGAAGTGTCAAGAGAAATCTGGCCTCTACATCGTCTCCATAGTTGGGACGGGAGGCATGGGCAAAACAACTCTTGCTCGACTAGCCTACCACCACCCAGAGGTGGAGTTCCATTTTGATGAAAGAATATGGGTCTGTGTCTCTGATCCTTTTGACCCATTCAGAGTTTTTAGGGCTATTGTTGAAGCCCTCCAAAAAGAGCCTAGTAAACTCCATGATTTGCAAGCTGTACAAGAAGAAATTAAAACACGTATTGCCGAAAAGAATTTCCTTCTTGTGCTAGATGATGTGTGGACCGAAGACAATCAATTGTGGGAAGAACTGAAGAACACCCTCCTCTGCGGAGCAGCAGGTAGTAGAATTCTGGCGACCACACGCAAAGAGAGTGTTGTTAAGATGATGAGAACTACGTACAAGCATCCCTTGGGGGAGCTGTCTTTGGAGCAATCTCGGGCATTATTCCATCAAATAGCTTTCTATGAAAGGAGTACTtgggagaaagaggaagaattaaaagaaattggtgAGAAAATAGCAGACAAATGCAAGGGCTTGCCCCTCGCTATAAAAACTTTAGGGAATCTCTTGCGCATAAAAAATAGCGAGGAAGAATGGAAGAACGTATTGAATAGTGAAGTATGGCAGCTAGATGAGTTTGAGAGAGATATTTCCCCTGCTTTGTTGTTGAGTTATTATGATCTGCCCCCTGCAATTCAACGCTGCTTCTCATTTTGTGCTGTTTTTCCAAAAGACTCGGTTATTGAGAGAGATGAGCTGATCAAGTTGTGGATGGCACAAAGCTATCTCAAATCTGATGGGAGAAAAGAGATGGAGATGGTTGGGAGAACGTACTTTGAATATTTAGCTGCTCGGTCTTTCTtccaagattttgaaaaagatgatGATGGTAATATAATAGGTTGTAAGATGCATGATATAGTGCATGATTTTGCTCAATATTTGACTCAGAATGAATGTTTTATTGTGGAGGTTGACAACCAACAAATGCAGAGTATAGACTTATCCTTCAAAAAGATTCGTCATACCACCTTAGTTGTCCGAAAAAGTACCCCTAATTTCGTCTCCACTTATAACATGAAGAATCTACACACCCTCTTGGCTAAGGCAGCATTCAATTCAAGAGTTCTTGAAGCCTTACCTAATTTGTTAGGGCATTTGACATGTCTTAGGGCATTGGATTTGAGCAGCAGTCAGTTGATTGAGGAACTTCCTAAGGAGATAGGAAAATTGATACATTTAAGATACCTTAACCTATCAAAGTGTTATAGTTTGAGAGAGTTGCCTGAAACAATTTGTGATTTATATAATTTGCAAACCTTAAATATTAAAGGTTGTTCCAATCTTCAGAAACTACCACAGGCAATGGGTAAACTAATTAATTTGAGGCATCTTGAAAATGATGGTACTCAGAATCTAAAGGGCTTGCCAAAAGGAATTGGAAGATTAAGCTCTCTTCAGACACTGGATGATTTCATTGTGAGTAGTCATGGCAATGATGAATGCCAAATAGGAAACCTGAGAAACTTGAACAACCTAAGAGGATTTCTTTTGATTAAAGGGTTGGATGAAGTGAAAGATGCAGGGGAGGCAGAAAAAGCAGAATTGAAGAATAAGGTACACCTCCAACGTTTGCAATTGAAATTTGGTAGAGAGGAGGGGACAAAGGGTGTGGCTGAAGCTCTACAACCCCATCCAAACTTGAAATTACTAAGGATAAACATGTATGGTGATAGAGAGTGGCCCAATTGGATGATGGGTTCATCATTAGCTCAACTGACAAAGCTTTGCCTCGACCATTGCATAAGATGTCCATGTTTGCCTCCTTTGGGGCAACTGCCTGTCCTCGAGGTGCTGTATATATGGTGTATGGGTGGTGTGAAATACATAGGTAGTGAGTTTTTGGGATCATCATCAACAGTATTCCCAAAGCTGAAGGCATTGACTATTTCTGATTTGGATGAATTGAAGCAatgggaaataaaagaaaaagaagagaggtcAATAATGCCATGTCTCAATCTCTTGAAGACGTCATTCTGCCCAAAGCTGGAGGGACTGCCGGACCACATGCTCCAGAGGACAACATTGCAGAAATTGGACATCACAGGTTCTCCTATTCTGAAACGACGCTATCGAAAGGATATTGGAGAGGATCGACACAAAATATCTCATATCCCAGAAGTCAAATGTTCATCGGACTGA